In one Myotis daubentonii chromosome 1, mMyoDau2.1, whole genome shotgun sequence genomic region, the following are encoded:
- the EXD1 gene encoding piRNA biogenesis protein EXD1 isoform X3 — translation MFFGHEIVNVELLDEVEQGTVGEKASSVSLNTERTRLDEMKDEDLNICELPPAPEAPTTSLLNDFKYSPSEEEEVTYTVIDQFQQKFGAAMLHIKKQNVLSVAAEGANVCRHGKLCWLQVATNSRVYLFDIFLLGNRAFNNGLQMVLEDKKILKVIHDCRWLSDCLSHQYGILLNNVFDTQVADVLQFSMETGGFLPNCISTLQESLIRHLKVAPKYLSFLEEKQKLIQENTEVWFTRPLSPSLLKILALEATYLLPLRLVLLDEMMSDLTTLVDGYLNTYRDGSADWLGGMEPTCMELPEELLQLRDFQKQRRERAAKEYRMNAQGLLIRTLLHPKKSVTETAKKEEKVRGVLLCEKSRLDKAPSFASHENVNLLKEEAESKQITTEPPHLPHIEQEVHEDSSNKVLCPESEGLEDQRIGQKEHLMIPKQEFQASLSLKEEIEQLLMVENKEDLKRTKQDVSVSPSLPQETRMNLSDTFHPFRKAVFPTLPPCPALEDTDSWINSSSNLP, via the exons TGGAACTACTGGATGAAGTGGAACAAGGTACAGTGGGAGAAAAAGCATCCTCTGTTAG TCTAAATACAGAAAGAACCAGGTTGGATGAAATGAAAGATGAAGACTTAAATATATGTGAgcttcctcctgcccctgaggcaCCAACCACCTCTCTTCTGAATGACTTCAAGTACAGCCCATCAG AGGAAGAAGAGGTGACATACACAGTCATTGATCAGTTCCAGCAGAAGTTTGGTGCTGCA ATGCTCCACATCAAGAAGCAAAATGTTTTGAGTGTGGCTGCAGAAGGAGCTAATGTGTGTCGTCATGGGAAACTATGTTGGCTTCAG GTGGCCACAAACAGCCGTGTCTATTTATTTGACATTTTCCTTCTGGGAAATCGTGCTTTCAACAATGGACTGCAGATGGTATTAGAAGACAAGAAAATTTTGAAG GTTATCCATGATTGTCGTTGGCTTTCTGATTGCCTCTCTCATCAGTATGGAATTTTGCTGAATAATGTCTTTGACACACAG GTGGCAGATGTCCTTCAGTTTTCCATGGAAACAGGCGGCTTTCTTCCAAACTGCATCAGTACCTTACAGGAGAGTTTAATCAGACATCTTAAAGTAGCCCCTAAATATCTCTCCTTTctggaagagaaacaaaaactgaTTCAG GAAAATACGGAAGTGTGGTTCACACGACCTCTTTCACCCTCCTTGCTAAAAATTTTGGCCCTAGAAGCCACCTACCTGCTACCCCTTCGCTTGGTACTCCTGGATGAGATGATGTCTGACCTAACCACCCTGGTAGATGGGTACCTAAACACCTACCGAGATGGGTCTGCAGACTGGCTGGGAGGCATGGAG CCTACGTGTATGGAACTTCCAGAGGAACTGCTTCAACTCAGGGACTTCCAGAAGCAGCGCAGAGAGAGAGCTGCAAAAGAATACAGGATGAATGCACAGGGCCTCCTCATAAGGACACTGCTACATCCAAAGAAATCCGTGACAGAGacagcaaagaaagaggaaaaagtaagGGGTGTCTTACTTTGTGAAAAATCTAGGCTGGATAAAGCTCCAAGTTTTGCATCTCATGAGAATGTAAATTTGCTGAAAGAAGAAGCTGAGAGTAAGCAAATTACAACAGAGCCTCCACATTTACCTCACATAGAGCAGGAAGTCCATGAGGATTCCAGTAACAAAGTCCTTTGCCCTGAATCAGAGGGGTTGGAGGACCAGAGAATAGGCCAGAAAGAACACCTTATGATACCCAAACAGGAATTTCAAGCAAGTTTATCTTTGAAAGAGGAGATAGAACAGCTACTAATGGTGGAAAACAAGGAAGATCTAAAACGCACAAAACAAGATGTCTCAgtgtctccttcccttcctcaggAAACCAGAATGAATCTGAGTGACACCTTTCATCCTTTTAGAAAAGCTGTGTTTCCCACACTTCCTCCCTGTCCAGCTTTGGAGGATACTGATTCCTGGATAAATTCTTCTTCAAATCTGCCTTAG
- the EXD1 gene encoding piRNA biogenesis protein EXD1 isoform X2 — MDPSSDYHYLNQILWRRVKLTLVCGIFEGVLQHVDPNKIVVLKKVELLDEVEQGTVGEKASSVSLNTERTRLDEMKDEDLNICELPPAPEAPTTSLLNDFKYSPSEEEEVTYTVIDQFQQKFGAAMLHIKKQNVLSVAAEGANVCRHGKLCWLQVATNSRVYLFDIFLLGNRAFNNGLQMVLEDKKILKVIHDCRWLSDCLSHQYGILLNNVFDTQVADVLQFSMETGGFLPNCISTLQESLIRHLKVAPKYLSFLEEKQKLIQENTEVWFTRPLSPSLLKILALEATYLLPLRLVLLDEMMSDLTTLVDGYLNTYRDGSADWLGGMEPTCMELPEELLQLRDFQKQRRERAAKEYRMNAQGLLIRTLLHPKKSVTETAKKEEKVRGVLLCEKSRLDKAPSFASHENVNLLKEEAESKQITTEPPHLPHIEQEVHEDSSNKVLCPESEGLEDQRIGQKEHLMIPKQEFQASLSLKEEIEQLLMVENKEDLKRTKQDVSVSPSLPQETRMNLSDTFHPFRKAVFPTLPPCPALEDTDSWINSSSNLP, encoded by the exons TGGAACTACTGGATGAAGTGGAACAAGGTACAGTGGGAGAAAAAGCATCCTCTGTTAG TCTAAATACAGAAAGAACCAGGTTGGATGAAATGAAAGATGAAGACTTAAATATATGTGAgcttcctcctgcccctgaggcaCCAACCACCTCTCTTCTGAATGACTTCAAGTACAGCCCATCAG AGGAAGAAGAGGTGACATACACAGTCATTGATCAGTTCCAGCAGAAGTTTGGTGCTGCA ATGCTCCACATCAAGAAGCAAAATGTTTTGAGTGTGGCTGCAGAAGGAGCTAATGTGTGTCGTCATGGGAAACTATGTTGGCTTCAG GTGGCCACAAACAGCCGTGTCTATTTATTTGACATTTTCCTTCTGGGAAATCGTGCTTTCAACAATGGACTGCAGATGGTATTAGAAGACAAGAAAATTTTGAAG GTTATCCATGATTGTCGTTGGCTTTCTGATTGCCTCTCTCATCAGTATGGAATTTTGCTGAATAATGTCTTTGACACACAG GTGGCAGATGTCCTTCAGTTTTCCATGGAAACAGGCGGCTTTCTTCCAAACTGCATCAGTACCTTACAGGAGAGTTTAATCAGACATCTTAAAGTAGCCCCTAAATATCTCTCCTTTctggaagagaaacaaaaactgaTTCAG GAAAATACGGAAGTGTGGTTCACACGACCTCTTTCACCCTCCTTGCTAAAAATTTTGGCCCTAGAAGCCACCTACCTGCTACCCCTTCGCTTGGTACTCCTGGATGAGATGATGTCTGACCTAACCACCCTGGTAGATGGGTACCTAAACACCTACCGAGATGGGTCTGCAGACTGGCTGGGAGGCATGGAG CCTACGTGTATGGAACTTCCAGAGGAACTGCTTCAACTCAGGGACTTCCAGAAGCAGCGCAGAGAGAGAGCTGCAAAAGAATACAGGATGAATGCACAGGGCCTCCTCATAAGGACACTGCTACATCCAAAGAAATCCGTGACAGAGacagcaaagaaagaggaaaaagtaagGGGTGTCTTACTTTGTGAAAAATCTAGGCTGGATAAAGCTCCAAGTTTTGCATCTCATGAGAATGTAAATTTGCTGAAAGAAGAAGCTGAGAGTAAGCAAATTACAACAGAGCCTCCACATTTACCTCACATAGAGCAGGAAGTCCATGAGGATTCCAGTAACAAAGTCCTTTGCCCTGAATCAGAGGGGTTGGAGGACCAGAGAATAGGCCAGAAAGAACACCTTATGATACCCAAACAGGAATTTCAAGCAAGTTTATCTTTGAAAGAGGAGATAGAACAGCTACTAATGGTGGAAAACAAGGAAGATCTAAAACGCACAAAACAAGATGTCTCAgtgtctccttcccttcctcaggAAACCAGAATGAATCTGAGTGACACCTTTCATCCTTTTAGAAAAGCTGTGTTTCCCACACTTCCTCCCTGTCCAGCTTTGGAGGATACTGATTCCTGGATAAATTCTTCTTCAAATCTGCCTTAG